In Spirosoma pollinicola, the genomic window CCAGTTTGAGGATCGGTCAAGACTTCGCGCACCATCGCGCCATTGATAAGCGTCACATTTCCGGTCTTAACGGCTGGGATGCATAACACCGACGAGGCCGAAAAATCAGCATAAGCCTGACAGCCCCGATTACACTGGTGGCAATAAAAACAGGACCCCCGATCTTTGTTGATGGGCTTCGTTAGAATGCTTAGCCGGGAAGGAATTACCGGAATACCAATGCTTCGGGCACCTTTTCGAAGCATTAACTCGTGTAAACGAGGTTTTGGCGGTGGCAGAAAAATGCCATCGGGTTCGTTCGGGAAATTTTCGACCGAGCCAAACACGCCAATCAGCCGGTCTACCTTATCGTAATAGGGTTTTAGATCATCGTAGCCAATTGGCCAGTCGTCGCCAACGCCCGAAAGAGACCGACGCCGGAAATCGTCTGGTCCGAAACGCATGGAAATACGTCCCCAGTGATTGGTGCGTCCGCCGAGCATTCTGGAGCGGAACCAGCCAAATTCTGTGCCTGATTTGGCGGAGTAAGGTTCTCCGTCAATTTCCCAGCCGCCCCAGGCTGCGTCGAAATCTCCTCCCGAACGGGCCTCGGTGCTGGCTCCGCGACGGGGAGATTCCCAAGGCCATTTTAATTGAGTAATATATTTTGGATCGGCGGGGTCATAATAACCGCCTGCTTCAAGCAGTATAACTTTTGCTCCTGCTTTTGCAAGCATATAAGCCGCCATGCCGCCCCCTGCGCCTGAGCCGACAATAGCCACATCGTAGATAAGAGGAGCCTTTTTTAGTTGGGGAATATCCATCTGGAAAAACTGTGGTTAGTGCAGTTGAAAATGCAGTAACTACAAAAGCCAGAAGGTACTTCGGGTTACTATATAATTCAAATTTTGCGATATAGTTGATCTTAACTATAGATAGGAGGGGCTAACTGGTTTTACCAAAAGAAAAGGTATTTTATGATGAAACCACAGAGTTTTTGGCATGTCTCTGTGGTTTCGTCGTCAATATTGATGAAAGAAAATCTCAGCGTAAATCTTTCGCGGCCTCCGCTACTTTATCGGTATTGATGATATCGACGCCCAGTTTCTTTAACTGTTTCCATCCGTTAGGGGTATCTGGGATGGCCCAGAAACGAAACGGTTTATTGTCGCTGTGGGCACGTTTTATGACCCGCTTGAGTTTGTCCCGGTCAAGATCTGCAATATCGCCAACGCCATTCCAACGAGAGTAAGACTGGAAATTGTCGCTAATCATAGCTACACGCTGAAGGGTTTCCTGGTCGTAAACTTCACTGGGGCGCCCATCGAACTGAAGAAGCGGATAGTCAAGAAAGGTATTGATTCTGGGCCGCTCCCCGCTGATGACGACCTGTATAGCTTTGGCGTTGGCCGACCGGTTGAAACAAACCAGATTTGCCTGTAACATAGTCATAAGTAGTGGCAGCACTCCGGCAGGGTTTTCTTTAATGTCAATTACCAGGGCGAATGTGTAGTCCCGATCGGCGCTTGGTTTACCCTTATATTGCTCGAATAAGCGCACAATAGGCTTTAAATAAAGCGAATCGAGCGTAGGTGGCACTATTGCCAGAGAGTCAGGCTTTTCGTGTGATACCACTAGTTTACCGTTCCGCAACCAGACATCGGCTTCGATAAAGTCAGCTTTCTGCTCATACGCTTCGGTAAACGGTCGTATCTTGGCATAATCGTTGTGTGAGTGAATCTTTTGCGCCAGTGTAACCGATACTGACGATAGCAGGAGGAGTAGGAGGAAACGATACTGCATGGTGATGTACCTGATTTTTTGCCAAAGTAACACAGCTTATCGGCGAAACCAAAACCTATGCGTACCTTGTCATTTGCGACCAAACCACTAATTTTGGCTAAACTTATTAAATTATTAGTGCATAATGCATAACGGAAAATGCATAACGATAAAGTAGACTTCATCTGCTTTTTTGTTCATTTCCCATTACTTATTATCAATGGATTTACTGAAAGGAAAAGTTGCGCTGATTACGGGTGCGTCGCGTGGAATTGGTCGGGCTATGGCCCAGAAATTTGCACAGGAAGGAGCGAGTGTTGCCTTTACGTATCTGTCGAATGTTGAGAAAGGTCAGGCACTGGAAGAAGAACTTAGGGCGTTTGGCGGACAAGTGAGAGGCTACCGTTCCGATGCATCGGATCATAAAGCAGCCGAAGAACTCATTACTCAGGTTCTTGCTGATTTCGGTAAGCTTGATGTGCTGGTTAATAATGCCGGCATTACAAAAGATGGTCTACTGATGCGTATGACCGAAGAGCAATGGGATACCGTAATTAACGTTAACTTAAAGTCGGTCTTTAACCTCACTAAAGCAGCCATCAAAACTATGATGAAGGCGAAGTCGGGGTCGATTATAAACCTGACATCTGTAGTGGGCATCCGGGGTAACGCGGGGCAAGCCAACTATGCAGCGTCTAAAGCAGGTATTATTGGTTTTACCAAGTCGGTTGCCCTTGAATTAGGCTCGCGAAATATCCGTTCAAACGCCATTGCACCGGGTTTTATCGAGACAGAAATGACTGGCGAAATCAATGAAAAAGCGCTTGAAGAGTGGAAACAGCAAATTCCAATGAAACGTGGAGGCCAACCTGAGGAAATAGCCGATTGTGCTGTTTTCTTGGCCTCCGACCTCTCCCGCTACATCACCGGTCAAGTGCTGCAAGTGGATGGAGGAATGCTAACCTAGAAAGGGAGGAAGGAGGAAAGGGAAGAGAGGGAGGAAGGAAATTGCAAACGTCACTTGGTTCGTTTATCAGTAGTTCCCTTCCCCCTTTCTTCCCTTTCTTCCTTTTCTTCCACCAATTTATGAACTTCATTTTTCAATCCTCGCCCTGGTGGATTTTGGTATGTCTGCTCGTTGGAGCAGTCTATGCGTTTGCTTTGTATCAACCAATACCCCGATTTGTGGGTAGCGGCACTGCCACGGGTGGATTTGATAAACGGACAACCTATGGATTGGCCGCACTACGATTCGTTGTGGTCAGTTTTCTGACCTTTTTGCTGTTGAATCCCCTAATTCGCAGTCTGCGAACGTTAACGGAAAAACCAAAGGTCGTACTTGCCATTGACAATTCGGAGTCGGTGGCTGCTGCTGGCAGGCCCGCACTTACGAAGGCACTGGCCGAGTTGCAAACGCTTCAGAAACAGTTGACCGACAAAGGATTGGATGTATCCATTCATACATTTGGCGATTCTATTTCGGGCGACTTGACGCAGATTCCCTTCACCCAGCGCACGTCCGATTTATCGGGCTTGCTGTCGAGTATTCGATCTGATTACGAAGGCCGCAACCTGACCGATGTGGTGCTGGTTTCGGATGGCATCTTCAACCAGGGCCTTTCGCCCACCTTTGGTCAATATCCATTTGCCGTTCAGACCATTGGTCTTGGTGATACTATTCCTAAGAAAGATATTCAGCTTAAAGGTATTATTGCCAACCGAATTGCCTATTTAGGTAATCAATTTCCTATAAAAGCCGAGGTGGTTAGTAGTGGCTTTCAGGGACGTGCCGCAACCGTTGTGCTGCGACAGAACGGCAAGGAGTTAGGGCGGCAGTCAATTAGTTTGGGGAAAAATGAGACGTTTAACCAACTGACGTTTCAGGCAACAGCTACCCAAAAAGGCGTTCAGCATTATGTGGTGGACGTGTTGCCGCAACCCGGCGAATTCAGTACTCGTAACAACCGTCAGGACGTTTATTTAGACGTTATCGACGGTAAAGAAAAAGTGCTGTTGCTAGCCTTGACACCCCACCCGGATGTAAAAGCGTTGCGCAATATTCTGGAGAAAAACCAGAATTATGAACTCGATGTACGTATTCTTACCGGAACCCCCGCAGAAGCTACGCCCCCCGCAGACAAAACCTATGATCTAATAATTCTGCACCAGATTCCCGACAATGGGGGAGCAGGCACTGCGTTGATTCAGAAATACCTGGCAAAAAATACGCCGGTATTGTTTGTACTGGGGAATCAGTCGTCGATGGGGCCATTCAACACCTCGAACCCGGTGATGCAGGTAAACGCCCAACCGAACCAGAGCGATAAAGTGACAGGGGTATTTAACCCTGAATTCAAACAACTCAATCTTGACCCGGCGCGGCTTGACATTCTATCCAAGCTGCCCCCTATGTTAGTGCCATACGGGGAATTCAGGTTGCAGGCCGGTAGCGAAGTTGTACTCTGGCAACAGGTGGGCAGTGTTCGCACAACCAAGCCACTGTTAGCACTAAACGTCACCAGTCCGCGCAAAACTGCTGTGCTGGCCGGAGAAGGACTGTGGGCATGGCGGCTTGAAGAATACGCCCTGACCGACAAACAGGAAGTCGTTGATGAACTGATTCAAAAAGTGATTCAATTGATTTCGGTGAAAGAGGACCGGCGCAAACTCCGGGTCTACCCAATTCGTAACGAATTTGTGGCTGGGGAGAAGGTTATTTTTGAAACTGAGTTATACAACGACATTTACGAGCGGTTGTACGACAAGCCTGTCCGGCTCGAAATCAGCGATGAGAAGGGCATAACGCGCACTTATAACTATACGCCTACAGACGCTAACAGCCGGTTTGAAATTAGTCGATTGCCAGAAGGAGCCTATCGTTTCCGGGCGAGCGTAACAGTCAACAACAAGGCTGAACAGGCGTCGGGGCAATTTGTGGTCCGCGACCTGCAACTCGAAGCCCTCAACACAACTGCCGATCATGGTTTGCTACGGCAGCTTTCGCAGCAAACGGGTGGCAAATTCTACAACGCCAGCCAAACCGAGGAGCTTGTTCGCACGCTGACCAACCGTCCGCATCCAGCCCGGTTAACGAGTACTGAAGAGATGAACGAACTCATCAACTGGCGTTGGTTGTTCTTTGTGGTGCTCACACTGGTAACGATAGAGTGGGGGTTACGAAAGTTTTATGGTGGGTATTGATTATCTATATTTATAAGCCAAATTAAGGTTAAAACAGTAGAGCCGCACTGCCATGTACATGGCAGTGCGGCTCTACTGTTTTAACCTTGTGTATTTATGAATCGTGTACTAGCCTACGGCAACGCGAACGCTACATACTGGTTCCCTTTCTTCGCACCTAATTTCCCTCCGCCACAGGCAATGACAACATATTGTTTCGTGCCGACCTGATAGGTGGCCGGTGTGGCAAAGCCAGCGGCTGGCAGCGTCGTTTCCCACAAAAGTTTGCCGGTTTTTTTGTCGAACGCTCTGAATTTTCCGTCTTTAGTAGCGGCTATAAATAAGACGCCACCAGCTGTTATAACCGGCCCGCCGTAGTTCTCTACGCCTGTATTGTGAATGCCTTTAGCGGCCAGTTCCGGTTCCTCGCCAAGGGGTATTTTCCACAAATACTCGCCGGTGTTCAGGTCAATAGCGTTTAGGGTACCCCAGGGTGGAGAAATGCCCGACAACCCTTTACTGTCCAAAAACTTGGTGTAGCCCGAAATCTTGTAGGGAACGTCAGGAGACTTGCTGCCTTTAGCTATCTGGCCAACAGCTTCAACTTTCTCATCATCGAACAGGAAGCCGATGATAGCTTGTTTTTCGGCAGCCGACAACTGAGTGAAACCCGGCATCATCCCTTTACCGTGGCCGATAATTTCCGATACATAGGCTCGGTCTCTGCGTTGTCCAATGTTTACTAACGATGGGTAGCCACTTGTTGCATTGCCCTTACGTTGGGCACCATGACAATTGGAACAGGTAGTGGTGTACAGTCGATTGCCAAGGGTGAGATGCGCCAGTTCGTCCTGTTTTGGGGCCAGATTGAGCGCAATAAGCCAGGCGGCTTCGTTGGCATTCACATACATGATACCATCTGGGTCGGTGGCGGCACCACCCCATTCGGCACCCCCGTCCAGACCGGGATAAATAAACGTCCCCTGGCGGCTTAGAGGTTGGAAAGTACCCTTTCGACTTCGCCGAAACTGAGCCAATAGTGAGTCGCGTTCGGTTGAATAGGGGTTCAGGTCGGCTTCACCAAAATTCTGGCGGGCAAAGGGAGCAGGACGGGTAGGTATGGGTTGTGTGGGCCAGGCTTCCTCGCCGGGAACATCGGATTTGGGCATTGGGGTTTCCTTGATCGGGAAAAGCGGCTTTCCCGTAACCCGGTCGAAGACCAGGACAAAACCCGACTTGGTAACCTGTGCTACGGCGTCAACGCGCCGGGGCTTCCCGTCGGGGCCTTTGCTGCTCAAAGTGAGGAGATTGGGCGGTGCCGGAAAGTCACGATCCCAGATGTCGTGGTGAACCGCCTGAAAATGCCATAGCCGTTTGCCGGTGCGGGCATTGAGTGCCAGCAAACAGTTGGCAAACAGATTTGGCCCTTTTCGATTGCCGCCGTAAAAATCAAAAGCTGCCGAACCGGTGGGTACATATACAATACCGCGTGGCCGGTCAACGGCCATACCTGACCAGTTGTTAGCCCCGCCAACATCGGTATTTTTGTAGGTGTCTTTAGGCCATGTGTCGTAGCCATATTCACCGGGTTGCGGAATGGTGTGGAAAGTCCAGACCAGTTTTCCTGTCCGAACGTTGAACGCCCGGACATGTCCCGGTGCCGCATCGGCTCCTTCCGACAACCGCACAGGCATGATAATGAGGTCTTCGAAAATTGTGCCGGGTGTATTCGAGATAACGAATTTATCTTTTGCTTGGGCACCCAGGCCTTCATGCAGATCAATGTGCCCATCCTGCCCGAACGCCGGAATAGGCTTTCCTGTTTTGGCATCAAGTGCGTAGAGCAACGACCCAACCGTATATAAAATACGGGCTTCAGGTGCCCCGCTGCTGGCCTTCCAGTAGGTTACGCCCCGGCTGGTACTAAGTGATTGCTTCGTTGGACTACCAAATTTCCAGATTTCCTTCCCTGTGGTTGCATCCAGTGCAATCGCCTGAACAGCAGGCGTTACGCTGTACAATACGCCATCCACAATAATTGGGTTCGCTTGAATCTGTCCACTGTCGGGGGTGGCGTAGGTCCAGGCAACTTGCAAGTTTTTTACATTATCGGGGGTGATCTGGGAAAGAGCCGAATAATGACTTCGGTCCGGCCCGCCGAGGTATTCTCCCCAGTTGGTGTAGTCATTGGGTTTGCTGTCGGTAGTATTCTGGCGGAACTGAGACCAGCCAACCACCAGAGCAACCAGCGTACTGATCGTAAAAAGCAATCGTTTCATGTAGCTAAAGGAGTAGTCTGACAAATCTACATCAAAAGCCATTGCCCTGGTATTACTCCCTATCTGTGTTCACTAAACGCCTGGAAATCCTAAAAACGATGGCGCATAAAAAAGCCCCGAAGAATATCCGGGGCTAATTGCTTAGTTATTGCAAACAACTAATAATTCTTATCACTGCTTGTATTGCTGAACCGGCTGTTTCCAGTGCCCCGGCTTTGCGTCTGCGGACGACTGGTGCTTCGGCTCGGGCGGCTGCTACTTTCTTCCCGTCGAGGTGCCGATGCGTTATTTCCCTGACTTTCAGATCGGGGACTTTGGCTTCTTGATTGACCGCCATTGTTCGACGATCCGGCTGAACGACCATTGTTATTTGGGCGACCACTTCCCCGACGGTTATCGTTGCGGCCCTGGCCCTGGCGGCTAGGCGTTGCTGATACGGCGGCTGCGGAAATGTTGAGTACAAATGGATGATTGTCAATTACGGGAACGTGTTTGCCAATCAGCTTATGAATGTCCCGGAGAAACTCAGTTTCTTCGGCATCGCAAAAAGATAAGGCAATACCATCGTGCCCGGCCCGGCCAGTACGACCAATCCGGTGAACGTAGGTTTCTGGTATGTTTGGTAGTTCGTAGTTGATCACGTGCGACAGTTCATCTACGTCAATACCACGGGCGGCAATATCGGTAGCGACCAACACACGTGTTTCCCGGCTTTTGAAGTTCGAGAGGGCACGCTGGCGGGCGTTCTGTGATTTGTTGCCGTGGATGGCCTCCGCACCAATACCAGCTTTCAGAAGGTCTTTTACGACCTTATCGGCTCCGTGTTTGGTACGGGCAAAAACCAATGCTGATTTAATATTCTTGTCGTCGAGGATGTGTACAAGTAATTTGCGCTTATCATCTTTTCCAACAAAATACATAGCTTGTTCGATAGTATCAGCCGTAGAGGATACGGGCGTCACTTCAACTTTAGCCGGGTTATTTAAAATCGTATCGGCAAGTTTGGCTACATCGACCGGCATGGTAGCTGAGAAAAACAGCGATTGCCGGTGAGATGGCAGTTTTGTGATGACTTTCTTGACGTCATGGATAAAGCCCATGTCGAGCATGCGGTCGGCTTCGTCAAGGACAAAGAACTGCACATCACGAAGATGCACAAAACCCTGATTCATCAGGTCGAGCAAACGGCCGGGGGTGGCGATCAATACGTCGATACCCGATTTCAGTGTGTTTACCTGTGAATGCTGCGAAACACCACCAAAAATAACGGTATGACGAAGGTTCAAATGGCGACCATACGATTCAAAACTTTCGGCTATCTGAATGGCTAATTCGCGTGTTGGTGTCAGAATCAGCGCTTTAATGCGTCGTGGACCACCTGTGCTTTTGCTGCGTTCTTCGTTGAGAAGTTGCAGAATAGGGATAGCGAAAGCGGCTGTTTTACCAGTACCGGTTTGAGCGCAACCCAGTAAGTCTCGGCGGCTCAATAAAATCGGTATGGCTTTTTCCTGGATTGGGGTTGGGTTAGTATATCCTTCTTCGGCAAGGGCCTTCAGGATGGGATCAATTAATGATAATTCGGAAAATTGCATGTGTAGGCTGGACGTCGGTAGGCAATGGAATAGGGTAATAATGTAGGTCCAGCATCCAACGTCTTTGTAAAGTTATATGTGTACAACGGCGACACTACAAATAAAGTGCCATTTATTAGCGGAATACAATTTGCCGGAAATGCATAGACCTGCCTGAATACATTGTAAGGCAGG contains:
- a CDS encoding outer membrane protein assembly factor BamB family protein, producing MKRLLFTISTLVALVVGWSQFRQNTTDSKPNDYTNWGEYLGGPDRSHYSALSQITPDNVKNLQVAWTYATPDSGQIQANPIIVDGVLYSVTPAVQAIALDATTGKEIWKFGSPTKQSLSTSRGVTYWKASSGAPEARILYTVGSLLYALDAKTGKPIPAFGQDGHIDLHEGLGAQAKDKFVISNTPGTIFEDLIIMPVRLSEGADAAPGHVRAFNVRTGKLVWTFHTIPQPGEYGYDTWPKDTYKNTDVGGANNWSGMAVDRPRGIVYVPTGSAAFDFYGGNRKGPNLFANCLLALNARTGKRLWHFQAVHHDIWDRDFPAPPNLLTLSSKGPDGKPRRVDAVAQVTKSGFVLVFDRVTGKPLFPIKETPMPKSDVPGEEAWPTQPIPTRPAPFARQNFGEADLNPYSTERDSLLAQFRRSRKGTFQPLSRQGTFIYPGLDGGAEWGGAATDPDGIMYVNANEAAWLIALNLAPKQDELAHLTLGNRLYTTTCSNCHGAQRKGNATSGYPSLVNIGQRRDRAYVSEIIGHGKGMMPGFTQLSAAEKQAIIGFLFDDEKVEAVGQIAKGSKSPDVPYKISGYTKFLDSKGLSGISPPWGTLNAIDLNTGEYLWKIPLGEEPELAAKGIHNTGVENYGGPVITAGGVLFIAATKDGKFRAFDKKTGKLLWETTLPAAGFATPATYQVGTKQYVVIACGGGKLGAKKGNQYVAFALP
- a CDS encoding DEAD/DEAH box helicase, which gives rise to MQFSELSLIDPILKALAEEGYTNPTPIQEKAIPILLSRRDLLGCAQTGTGKTAAFAIPILQLLNEERSKSTGGPRRIKALILTPTRELAIQIAESFESYGRHLNLRHTVIFGGVSQHSQVNTLKSGIDVLIATPGRLLDLMNQGFVHLRDVQFFVLDEADRMLDMGFIHDVKKVITKLPSHRQSLFFSATMPVDVAKLADTILNNPAKVEVTPVSSTADTIEQAMYFVGKDDKRKLLVHILDDKNIKSALVFARTKHGADKVVKDLLKAGIGAEAIHGNKSQNARQRALSNFKSRETRVLVATDIAARGIDVDELSHVINYELPNIPETYVHRIGRTGRAGHDGIALSFCDAEETEFLRDIHKLIGKHVPVIDNHPFVLNISAAAVSATPSRQGQGRNDNRRGSGRPNNNGRSAGSSNNGGQSRSQSPRSESQGNNASAPRREESSSRPSRSTSRPQTQSRGTGNSRFSNTSSDKNY
- a CDS encoding phosphatidylinositol-specific phospholipase C/glycerophosphodiester phosphodiesterase family protein, which codes for MQYRFLLLLLLSSVSVTLAQKIHSHNDYAKIRPFTEAYEQKADFIEADVWLRNGKLVVSHEKPDSLAIVPPTLDSLYLKPIVRLFEQYKGKPSADRDYTFALVIDIKENPAGVLPLLMTMLQANLVCFNRSANAKAIQVVISGERPRINTFLDYPLLQFDGRPSEVYDQETLQRVAMISDNFQSYSRWNGVGDIADLDRDKLKRVIKRAHSDNKPFRFWAIPDTPNGWKQLKKLGVDIINTDKVAEAAKDLR
- the fabG gene encoding 3-oxoacyl-[acyl-carrier-protein] reductase, with the protein product MDLLKGKVALITGASRGIGRAMAQKFAQEGASVAFTYLSNVEKGQALEEELRAFGGQVRGYRSDASDHKAAEELITQVLADFGKLDVLVNNAGITKDGLLMRMTEEQWDTVINVNLKSVFNLTKAAIKTMMKAKSGSIINLTSVVGIRGNAGQANYAASKAGIIGFTKSVALELGSRNIRSNAIAPGFIETEMTGEINEKALEEWKQQIPMKRGGQPEEIADCAVFLASDLSRYITGQVLQVDGGMLT
- a CDS encoding vWA domain-containing protein, with protein sequence MNFIFQSSPWWILVCLLVGAVYAFALYQPIPRFVGSGTATGGFDKRTTYGLAALRFVVVSFLTFLLLNPLIRSLRTLTEKPKVVLAIDNSESVAAAGRPALTKALAELQTLQKQLTDKGLDVSIHTFGDSISGDLTQIPFTQRTSDLSGLLSSIRSDYEGRNLTDVVLVSDGIFNQGLSPTFGQYPFAVQTIGLGDTIPKKDIQLKGIIANRIAYLGNQFPIKAEVVSSGFQGRAATVVLRQNGKELGRQSISLGKNETFNQLTFQATATQKGVQHYVVDVLPQPGEFSTRNNRQDVYLDVIDGKEKVLLLALTPHPDVKALRNILEKNQNYELDVRILTGTPAEATPPADKTYDLIILHQIPDNGGAGTALIQKYLAKNTPVLFVLGNQSSMGPFNTSNPVMQVNAQPNQSDKVTGVFNPEFKQLNLDPARLDILSKLPPMLVPYGEFRLQAGSEVVLWQQVGSVRTTKPLLALNVTSPRKTAVLAGEGLWAWRLEEYALTDKQEVVDELIQKVIQLISVKEDRRKLRVYPIRNEFVAGEKVIFETELYNDIYERLYDKPVRLEISDEKGITRTYNYTPTDANSRFEISRLPEGAYRFRASVTVNNKAEQASGQFVVRDLQLEALNTTADHGLLRQLSQQTGGKFYNASQTEELVRTLTNRPHPARLTSTEEMNELINWRWLFFVVLTLVTIEWGLRKFYGGY